The following are from one region of the Bacteroidales bacterium genome:
- the lptC gene encoding LPS export ABC transporter periplasmic protein LptC: MLNKTFSSLQTLRHIIYLFLLFYCFSCSNSLETVNSIVSSDTIPVLSSKNFYLTRSDSGIIVVRAQAKVVKYIITAKDSFTIFPNGIIVETFSNYPQVESMISANYAKHYESKKLWEVKNNVIARNYKGDTLYTELLYWDEKSKKVYSNKFCKIITQDGLLIGKNGFEADESLTKWKVFNTQGTVNVKDQ; the protein is encoded by the coding sequence TTGTTGAACAAAACATTTTCTTCGTTGCAAACATTAAGACATATAATTTACTTATTTCTATTATTTTACTGTTTCTCTTGCTCCAATAGCCTCGAAACAGTCAATTCTATTGTAAGCAGCGATACTATACCTGTTCTATCATCAAAAAACTTTTACCTTACACGTAGCGATTCTGGTATTATTGTTGTTAGAGCTCAAGCAAAAGTCGTAAAATATATCATTACGGCTAAAGATTCGTTTACCATTTTTCCTAATGGCATTATAGTTGAAACCTTTTCAAATTATCCTCAAGTAGAAAGCATGATTTCTGCAAATTATGCCAAACATTACGAAAGTAAAAAACTTTGGGAAGTAAAAAATAATGTAATAGCACGAAACTATAAAGGCGATACCCTTTATACAGAATTGCTCTATTGGGACGAAAAGTCAAAAAAAGTATATAGCAATAAATTTTGTAAAATAATAACTCAAGACGGACTACTGATTGGAAAAAACGGATTTGAAGCCGACGAAAGCCTTACCAAGTGGAAAGTCTTTAATACACAAGGAACTGTAAATGTCAAAGACCAATAA
- a CDS encoding HlyC/CorC family transporter, with protein MQYLNIIILLILSGIFSGLEIAFITSDKLRLELDKKKGKWYAQILNPIYQNPKKFIATMLIANNFVLVLYGILFSQFLDVKLSLYTHNTFIILILSTLISTVIILFLGEFIPKSLFMLKPNPLLYIFAVPSIILFYLFYPLTWFFIHLSNLIIRLLYGKNNSKSTELVFSKFDLYQMIENSINNDQTKEDINYELKIFHNALTFDKVKLKECIVPRTEIAAVEINNSISNIKEKFIETGYSKLLVYKDNIDNIVGYIHIGDIFSNPASIQSIIREIIIVPETLTAQKLLSEFIQKKKSIALVVDEFGGTSGIVTIEDILEEIFGEINDEHDTDELVDKKINDNEYVLAGRLEIDSLNEKYNLNIPESQEYETLAGFILFHYNSIPKPNETIQIPPFSIKILKGTNTKIELVLLKVETT; from the coding sequence ATGCAATATCTTAATATTATAATATTACTCATCTTATCAGGGATTTTTTCAGGCCTTGAAATTGCATTTATAACCTCTGATAAATTGCGACTTGAACTTGATAAGAAAAAAGGCAAATGGTATGCTCAAATTCTTAACCCTATATATCAAAACCCTAAAAAATTTATAGCTACTATGCTCATTGCCAATAATTTTGTTTTAGTTCTTTATGGTATTTTATTTTCACAATTTTTAGATGTTAAATTAAGCCTTTACACTCATAATACTTTTATTATTTTAATCTTAAGTACGCTTATTTCAACTGTAATTATTTTATTTCTTGGCGAATTTATTCCCAAAAGCTTATTTATGCTTAAACCCAATCCACTTTTATATATATTTGCAGTTCCATCCATAATTCTATTTTACTTATTCTATCCTTTAACATGGTTTTTTATTCATTTGTCAAATTTAATTATTCGTTTGCTCTATGGTAAAAACAACTCAAAAAGCACAGAATTGGTATTTAGTAAATTCGACTTATACCAAATGATAGAAAATTCGATCAACAACGACCAAACAAAAGAAGATATTAATTACGAATTAAAAATATTTCATAATGCTCTTACTTTCGATAAAGTAAAACTCAAAGAATGTATTGTTCCTCGCACCGAAATTGCTGCCGTAGAAATAAACAATTCAATATCGAATATTAAAGAAAAATTTATTGAAACTGGTTATTCCAAACTATTAGTGTATAAAGATAATATCGACAACATAGTAGGTTATATTCATATAGGCGATATATTTTCGAACCCAGCCTCAATTCAATCTATTATTCGCGAAATTATTATTGTACCAGAAACCTTAACGGCTCAAAAATTACTTAGCGAATTTATTCAAAAGAAAAAAAGTATAGCTTTAGTAGTTGACGAATTTGGCGGAACTTCGGGCATTGTTACTATTGAAGACATTTTAGAAGAAATATTTGGCGAAATAAACGACGAACACGATACCGACGAATTAGTTGATAAAAAAATCAATGATAATGAATATGTTTTAGCAGGCCGACTTGAAATAGATAGCCTTAACGAAAAATATAACCTAAATATACCCGAATCGCAAGAATACGAAACCTTAGCTGGCTTTATTTTATTCCATTACAATAGCATTCCTAAACCCAACGAAACCATTCAAATTCCACCCTTTAGCATTAAAATATTAAAAGGAACAAATACAAAAATAGAACTTGTATTACTCAAAGTAGAAACAACATAA
- a CDS encoding DUF2807 domain-containing protein, whose amino-acid sequence MKTSTKFLIVTISLQFILSLIAIIVLSSKLKSNLLVASGKTVTDEIKLNSFNSIMISGNITVHWKCSDSVYAKMTIDEAFKNHIKLHQTSNQLTINAPKVFRRKNALLTLYSPNISSLIIRNGAIVLFDDTLKVEKLQIDLKDGADANLKYSGNNLKMSLSDGSSVQVEGNATKSEMYIKDGSSVSLDKLNLLIANATVKDGSSLKVNVKDSISAIIEDGSSIYIDGKPKIKQIKTDQSSSVQ is encoded by the coding sequence ATGAAAACAAGTACAAAATTTTTGATAGTTACAATTTCGCTACAATTTATTTTATCATTAATTGCGATTATTGTTCTTAGTAGCAAGCTAAAAAGTAATTTATTAGTTGCTTCTGGAAAAACGGTAACAGATGAAATAAAACTTAACAGTTTTAATAGTATTATGATTTCGGGAAATATCACAGTTCACTGGAAATGTAGCGATTCCGTTTATGCTAAAATGACAATAGATGAGGCATTTAAAAATCATATTAAATTACATCAAACGTCTAATCAACTGACGATTAATGCTCCGAAAGTATTTCGAAGAAAAAATGCTCTTTTAACATTGTATTCTCCTAATATCAGTAGTTTAATTATTCGAAATGGAGCAATTGTTTTGTTTGATGATACATTGAAGGTTGAAAAGCTTCAAATAGATTTAAAAGATGGAGCCGATGCTAATTTAAAATATAGTGGAAATAACTTGAAAATGTCGCTGAGTGATGGTAGTAGTGTTCAAGTGGAAGGCAATGCGACAAAGTCCGAAATGTATATAAAAGATGGAAGCAGTGTAAGTTTAGATAAGCTTAATCTATTAATAGCAAATGCTACTGTTAAAGATGGGTCTTCTTTGAAAGTAAATGTAAAAGATTCAATATCGGCCATAATTGAGGATGGAAGTAGCATTTACATTGATGGAAAGCCTAAAATAAAGCAAATAAAAACCGATCAAAGTAGTTCAGTACAATAA
- a CDS encoding GntR family transcriptional regulator, translating into MQFASNQAIYLQIVDEICAYILTEKWVQAERIPSVRELSVQLEVNPNTVLRSYDLLQSEGIIFNKRGIGYFVSADGKEKAKTYLRQKFTQWDMPQFFKQMVLLGISLNDLEQYFQTFINKIK; encoded by the coding sequence ATGCAATTTGCTAGTAATCAGGCCATATATTTGCAAATAGTCGATGAAATATGCGCCTATATTTTAACTGAAAAATGGGTTCAGGCTGAACGAATACCATCGGTTCGAGAGCTTTCGGTGCAACTTGAAGTAAATCCCAATACAGTATTGCGTTCGTATGATTTGCTTCAATCAGAAGGAATTATTTTTAATAAACGCGGTATAGGCTATTTTGTTTCGGCAGATGGCAAAGAAAAAGCCAAAACGTATTTGCGTCAAAAGTTTACGCAATGGGATATGCCACAATTTTTTAAGCAAATGGTATTATTAGGCATCTCTTTAAATGACTTAGAACAATATTTTCAAACATTTATTAATAAAATTAAGTAA
- a CDS encoding ABC transporter ATP-binding protein: MINVQNLKFGYSKKRLLFNNLNLELKRGHIYGLFGVNGAGKTTLLKHLSGVLMANSGSVEFNGQSISTRSVSILQDLYIIPETFKLPAISMQKYFDIHAPFYQKIEVEKFKLCLKEFELDAAMKLNEASYGQQKKFIIAFALSTNASLILMDEPTNGLDIPSKSQFRKLLAQQIHDDSCIVISTHQVRDLSSLIDYIIVLDNGYIRFAADLETISNKLFFSLKEKSDESVIYFEEQFGGIKAICSQPTDKNFEIDFELLFNAIIHESDKINKLLNV; the protein is encoded by the coding sequence ATGATAAACGTTCAAAATTTAAAATTTGGTTATTCTAAAAAGAGATTATTATTTAATAATCTGAATTTGGAATTAAAAAGAGGCCATATTTATGGTCTTTTTGGTGTTAATGGTGCCGGCAAAACCACATTACTTAAGCATTTGTCGGGTGTATTAATGGCTAATAGTGGTAGTGTTGAGTTTAATGGACAATCTATAAGTACCCGATCGGTTAGCATATTGCAAGACTTGTATATTATTCCAGAAACCTTTAAACTGCCTGCTATTAGTATGCAAAAGTATTTTGATATTCATGCTCCTTTTTATCAAAAAATTGAAGTCGAAAAGTTTAAACTATGCTTAAAAGAATTTGAATTAGATGCAGCCATGAAGCTTAATGAAGCTTCATATGGTCAACAGAAAAAGTTTATTATAGCTTTTGCATTATCTACCAATGCGTCGTTAATATTGATGGATGAGCCTACCAATGGACTTGATATTCCTTCGAAAAGTCAGTTTAGAAAATTACTTGCACAGCAAATTCACGACGATTCGTGTATTGTTATTTCTACACATCAGGTTCGCGATTTATCGAGTTTGATTGATTATATCATAGTGCTCGATAATGGATATATTCGTTTTGCAGCTGATTTAGAAACAATTTCAAATAAGTTGTTTTTTAGTTTGAAAGAAAAATCTGACGAATCGGTAATTTATTTTGAAGAACAATTTGGCGGAATAAAAGCAATCTGTAGTCAACCAACGGATAAAAATTTTGAAATAGATTTTGAATTATTGTTTAATGCTATTATTCATGAGTCTGATAAAATTAATAAACTTTTAAATGTTTAG